The following coding sequences lie in one Candidatus Terasakiella magnetica genomic window:
- the uvrC gene encoding excinuclease ABC subunit UvrC, whose amino-acid sequence MEVIKGYLKTLASGPGVYRMFNEKGDVLYVGKAKSLKKRVANYTTPQRLTIRIQRMVSETHAMEFITTHTEAEALLLESNLIKKLKPRYNILLRDDKSFPMILVTGDHDFPQVLKHRGAKNRKGTYFGPFASAWAVNETLNTLQRAFLLRPCSDSVFGARTRPCLQYQIKRCSAPCVDRISQKAYGKLVGEAERFLRGDSKALQEELAEHMARASENLEFEEAAIYRDRISAMSRIQQRQDINIPGLEEADVVAGYQDGGQTCIQVFFFRAGANFGNRAYYPSHGSKDELPEIIEAFMGQFYADKHPPKQILVSHDLPGQTILEEALCVRAERKVTIQSPKRGDKTKLISHAMNNAREALGRRMAQSASQRKLLLEVQRVMQMDAMPERIEVYDNSHTQGTNSVGAMIAAGPDGFIKNAYRKFNIKEAQGDDDYAMMREVLTRRFSRAIKEDPDKEKGQWPDLVIIDGGKGQLNIAVSVFEELGIDDVTLAGISKGPDRNAGYDKIIIPGLEPFQLGHTEPVNHFIQRLRDEAHRFAIGTHRAKRGKSVKQSILDDIDGIGAKRKKALLHHFGSAKAVAQAGLSDLEQVDGISKSIAKTLYDHFHE is encoded by the coding sequence AGAAACCCACGCCATGGAATTCATCACCACCCACACAGAAGCCGAAGCGCTGTTACTTGAATCCAACCTGATCAAAAAGTTAAAGCCACGCTATAATATTTTACTGCGCGATGATAAATCTTTTCCCATGATCTTGGTAACAGGGGATCATGATTTCCCCCAAGTGCTGAAACATCGCGGGGCGAAAAACCGCAAAGGCACCTATTTTGGCCCCTTTGCTTCAGCTTGGGCGGTAAATGAAACGCTCAATACCCTTCAGCGTGCTTTTTTGCTGCGCCCTTGTTCAGATAGTGTCTTTGGTGCACGCACACGGCCCTGCCTGCAATATCAGATCAAACGCTGCTCAGCGCCTTGTGTGGATCGCATCTCTCAAAAAGCGTATGGCAAGCTGGTTGGGGAGGCTGAGCGTTTCTTGCGCGGCGACAGCAAAGCCTTACAAGAAGAACTGGCTGAGCACATGGCCCGTGCCAGTGAGAATTTGGAATTTGAAGAAGCCGCTATTTATCGCGATCGCATCTCAGCCATGTCGCGCATTCAACAGCGCCAAGACATCAACATCCCCGGCCTTGAAGAAGCCGATGTGGTGGCCGGCTATCAAGATGGTGGACAAACCTGCATTCAGGTTTTCTTTTTTCGCGCAGGGGCTAATTTTGGTAATCGGGCTTATTATCCAAGCCATGGTTCTAAAGACGAACTGCCTGAAATTATCGAAGCTTTCATGGGACAGTTTTATGCCGATAAGCACCCGCCCAAACAAATATTGGTCAGCCATGACCTGCCGGGCCAAACGATTTTAGAAGAAGCCCTCTGCGTGCGTGCTGAGCGTAAAGTCACCATCCAATCGCCAAAACGCGGGGATAAAACCAAGCTCATTTCACATGCCATGAATAATGCGCGCGAGGCCTTGGGCAGACGCATGGCGCAAAGTGCATCCCAGAGAAAGCTCCTGCTTGAGGTCCAACGCGTTATGCAGATGGACGCCATGCCTGAGCGCATTGAAGTTTATGATAACTCCCATACCCAAGGGACAAATTCAGTTGGCGCTATGATTGCGGCAGGCCCAGATGGGTTTATTAAAAATGCCTATCGTAAATTCAACATCAAAGAAGCCCAAGGTGATGATGATTACGCTATGATGCGTGAAGTCCTCACCCGACGGTTTTCGCGCGCCATCAAGGAAGACCCGGATAAAGAAAAAGGCCAATGGCCTGACCTTGTGATTATTGATGGCGGTAAAGGCCAGCTTAATATTGCGGTGTCTGTTTTTGAAGAACTTGGTATTGATGATGTAACACTGGCAGGTATTTCAAAAGGGCCAGATCGCAACGCGGGCTATGATAAAATCATCATCCCCGGGCTTGAACCTTTCCAGCTTGGTCATACAGAACCCGTCAATCATTTCATCCAACGCCTGCGCGATGAAGCCCACCGCTTTGCCATTGGCACCCATCGCGCCAAACGCGGCAAGTCAGTTAAACAATCGATTTTAGATGATATCGATGGTATTGGGGCAAAGCGTAAAAAAGCGCTTTTGCATCATTTTGGGTCTGCCAAGGCTGTGGCACAAGCGGGCTTAAGCGATCTTGAACAAGTCGATGGCATCAGCAAATCCATTGCCAAGACCCTCTATGACCATTTTCACGAATAA
- a CDS encoding substrate-binding periplasmic protein, translated as MMNRLSVLTVLFLGFILSNANAQASTETQSPVVAVPIITQLVKKDEAQNKWTGPLIDLLGEVEKKAGTDLNLRLVPFKRAIAMTKEGEADFGVFMESPKRNKMAMPIMKLGEALFVIVSLKDSAITDLNQLEHKVVGRIRGGTDVKSLKALSNMKYHFFNNHEDGVRLLKAGRIDALLTADFRVLDAIENFGLSFKEIARPLSVEPRELWLYWSWESKQPFELVRNIKNLPALTFRGMDTGTLYDSYKQP; from the coding sequence ATGATGAACCGTTTGAGTGTCTTAACTGTTTTATTTTTAGGATTTATTCTAAGTAATGCAAATGCACAGGCCAGCACAGAAACGCAATCGCCTGTGGTTGCGGTTCCCATTATCACCCAATTGGTGAAAAAGGATGAAGCGCAGAATAAATGGACAGGTCCGTTAATTGATCTCCTTGGTGAAGTTGAAAAAAAAGCCGGGACTGATCTTAACTTGCGCCTTGTGCCTTTTAAACGTGCGATTGCCATGACCAAAGAAGGCGAGGCTGATTTTGGCGTTTTTATGGAAAGCCCGAAACGCAACAAAATGGCCATGCCGATTATGAAACTGGGTGAGGCTCTTTTTGTAATTGTGAGCTTGAAAGACAGCGCCATTACGGATTTAAACCAGCTCGAACATAAAGTCGTTGGACGCATCCGTGGGGGAACAGACGTTAAAAGCCTTAAGGCGCTTTCCAATATGAAATACCATTTTTTTAACAATCACGAAGATGGCGTGCGATTGTTAAAGGCTGGGCGCATTGATGCGTTGTTAACAGCTGATTTCAGGGTTTTGGATGCCATTGAAAATTTTGGTCTGTCCTTTAAAGAGATTGCACGGCCCCTGTCTGTGGAACCACGTGAATTATGGCTTTATTGGTCGTGGGAGTCCAAACAACCCTTCGAGCTTGTGCGCAATATCAAAAACTTGCCCGCTCTAACCTTTCGTGGGATGGATACGGGCACCTTATATGACAGCTATAAACAACCATAA
- the pgsA gene encoding CDP-diacylglycerol--glycerol-3-phosphate 3-phosphatidyltransferase: MLWNLPNILTASRIMIIPILIGLYMVGEPAGNWMAFSLYVYACITDFFDGWLARKMDLQSALGQFMDPIADKLLIATLIIMLIGFGPIEGIHVVAAGVILVRELLVSGLREFLAQTKVSVPVTLLAKWKTTIQMLALGFLIVGNAGPYLWVAETVTVGYVGLWLAALLTLVTGYDYLRTGLKHMVE; this comes from the coding sequence ATGCTCTGGAACCTGCCCAACATATTAACTGCCTCACGTATCATGATCATCCCGATCCTGATCGGCCTTTATATGGTGGGTGAACCTGCGGGCAACTGGATGGCCTTTTCTTTATATGTCTACGCTTGTATCACCGATTTCTTTGACGGTTGGCTGGCGCGCAAGATGGATTTGCAATCTGCCCTTGGTCAATTTATGGACCCAATTGCTGATAAACTGCTCATTGCAACGCTTATTATCATGCTCATCGGCTTTGGCCCGATTGAAGGCATTCATGTCGTGGCAGCAGGTGTTATTTTGGTGCGCGAACTGCTGGTCTCTGGCTTGCGTGAATTTCTTGCCCAAACAAAAGTCAGCGTGCCTGTGACATTATTGGCGAAATGGAAAACAACCATTCAGATGTTGGCCCTTGGTTTCTTAATTGTGGGCAATGCCGGGCCTTATCTTTGGGTTGCTGAGACCGTCACGGTTGGCTATGTCGGTTTGTGGCTGGCCGCCCTTTTGACCCTCGTCACCGGATATGATTATCTGCGCACCGGCCTTAAGCATATGGTCGAATAA
- the mobB gene encoding molybdopterin-guanine dinucleotide biosynthesis protein B, producing MKVFGIVGKSGSGKTTLLEDLIPAIAKHGISVSTIKHTHHQFDMDKPGKDSYRQREAGAQEVLLASSKRWALLHELRDEKEPEIEEFLPHMTKVDLLLVEGFKYHDHPKIEVHRPSYGRPALWPEDQTILAIASDEKFETDGRGLIDLNDAEAIAAFIIDHLQLRK from the coding sequence ATGAAAGTTTTTGGTATTGTCGGTAAAAGTGGCAGTGGCAAAACCACCTTGTTGGAAGACCTGATCCCCGCCATTGCCAAACATGGTATTTCGGTTTCCACCATCAAACATACCCATCATCAATTTGATATGGATAAACCGGGAAAAGACTCCTATCGCCAACGCGAAGCAGGGGCGCAAGAGGTCTTGCTTGCCTCCAGTAAACGCTGGGCTTTACTGCATGAATTGCGCGATGAAAAAGAGCCCGAGATTGAAGAGTTTTTGCCCCATATGACTAAAGTCGATCTGCTCTTGGTGGAAGGGTTTAAATATCATGACCATCCCAAGATCGAGGTTCACCGCCCGTCCTATGGTCGTCCGGCTTTATGGCCTGAGGATCAAACCATTCTCGCCATTGCCAGTGATGAGAAATTTGAAACGGATGGTCGAGGCTTGATCGACCTCAATGACGCAGAGGCAATTGCGGCTTTTATTATCGATCATTTGCAACTTCGGAAATAA
- the glp gene encoding molybdopterin molybdotransferase MoeA, whose translation MNTVFESCFATPGAMMPLDEARQCLAEKIKPMAKTTTLPLRQCVGKILASDITAQQNVPPHNNSAMDGYAVKFQDLKTDGETILPVSARIAAGHPLGRRAQSGEALRIFTGAPIPEGSDTVIMQENATEAEGHVTFAPGAAPKKGANFRKLGEDIKIGDVILKKGRKLRAADIGVCASVGKTEIEVYAPLKIAVFSTGDEITDAGEPLGEGCVYDINRYSVMSLLESVGCEVTDLGILPDDLGVITNGLKEAADTHDVLFTSGGVSLGEEDHVKSAVAQLGQINFWRIAIKPGRPIALGEVGETPFIGLPGNPVATLVTFMMIARPMISGFSGRSDISTRSYKIPANFEMNHKGGRYEWQRAFLKDTPNGPVVELFHTTGSGVLTSMVQTDGLVEIPDHAHQIKVGDLVDFIPYSEVSQ comes from the coding sequence ATGAATACCGTTTTTGAAAGCTGTTTTGCCACCCCCGGTGCGATGATGCCCTTAGATGAGGCACGCCAATGTCTGGCAGAAAAAATCAAACCGATGGCTAAAACCACCACTCTGCCCTTGCGCCAATGTGTGGGTAAAATTCTAGCCTCTGACATCACCGCCCAGCAAAATGTCCCCCCGCATAACAACTCTGCCATGGATGGCTATGCGGTTAAGTTTCAGGATTTAAAAACCGATGGTGAAACCATTCTGCCTGTTAGCGCCCGTATTGCCGCAGGTCACCCTTTAGGGCGCAGAGCCCAATCCGGTGAGGCTTTGCGCATTTTTACAGGTGCTCCTATTCCTGAAGGCAGTGATACGGTCATCATGCAGGAAAATGCCACTGAGGCTGAGGGCCATGTCACGTTTGCCCCAGGTGCGGCACCCAAAAAAGGTGCTAATTTTCGCAAACTGGGGGAAGACATTAAAATCGGTGATGTGATCCTTAAAAAAGGGCGCAAACTACGCGCGGCTGACATTGGTGTTTGTGCCTCCGTTGGTAAAACTGAGATTGAAGTCTATGCGCCTTTAAAAATTGCTGTCTTTTCAACAGGCGATGAAATCACCGATGCGGGTGAGCCCTTAGGGGAAGGCTGCGTTTATGACATCAACCGTTATAGCGTTATGTCCCTGTTGGAATCTGTGGGCTGTGAAGTCACAGACCTTGGCATTTTGCCCGATGATCTGGGCGTCATCACCAATGGTTTAAAAGAGGCCGCTGACACCCATGATGTTCTATTTACCTCTGGTGGGGTTTCCCTTGGTGAAGAAGACCATGTCAAATCAGCTGTTGCCCAGTTAGGCCAAATCAATTTCTGGCGCATTGCCATTAAGCCGGGTCGCCCCATTGCCCTTGGCGAAGTGGGCGAGACCCCGTTTATCGGCCTGCCCGGCAATCCGGTAGCAACTTTGGTGACCTTCATGATGATTGCCCGGCCCATGATTTCTGGTTTTTCTGGTCGCAGTGATATTTCCACGCGCAGCTATAAAATCCCGGCTAATTTTGAGATGAACCATAAAGGCGGGCGCTATGAATGGCAGCGTGCTTTTTTAAAAGACACCCCAAACGGGCCCGTGGTTGAGCTGTTTCACACAACCGGATCAGGCGTTCTCACTTCCATGGTTCAAACAGACGGTCTGGTAGAAATACCTGATCACGCCCATCAGATTAAAGTCGGTGATTTGGTCGATTTCATCCCTTATAGCGAGGTAAGCCAGTAA
- the moaD gene encoding molybdopterin converting factor subunit 1, with protein MKVLYFAWLRTKIGCAEEEIELPKGAHTVAEVLDLLRARGENYAEALSAEKVIRVAVNQDYAQEVDMVKNEDEFAIFPPVTGG; from the coding sequence ATGAAAGTTCTCTATTTTGCATGGTTGCGCACCAAAATCGGTTGCGCTGAAGAAGAAATTGAACTGCCAAAAGGCGCCCATACTGTTGCTGAGGTCCTCGATCTTTTGCGTGCACGCGGGGAAAATTATGCTGAAGCCTTAAGTGCGGAAAAAGTCATTCGTGTGGCGGTTAATCAGGATTATGCCCAAGAAGTCGATATGGTGAAAAATGAAGATGAATTCGCCATCTTCCCCCCTGTGACCGGAGGCTGA
- a CDS encoding molybdenum cofactor biosynthesis protein MoaE has protein sequence MIRVQAENFDVGAEINALSKGNPSIGGICSFVGLVRDFQHTKEDETRVSAMTLEHYPGMTQKKLEEIEAIARDRWPLEEVLIIHRYGRMEPGENIVLVVTASAHRKAAFESAEFLMDFLKTKAPFWKLEEDEQGDGSWVDAREADDEAASKWEK, from the coding sequence ATGATCCGTGTACAGGCTGAAAACTTTGATGTGGGCGCAGAGATTAATGCCCTTTCCAAAGGCAATCCGTCTATTGGCGGCATTTGTTCTTTCGTTGGTTTGGTGCGTGATTTTCAACATACCAAAGAAGACGAAACCCGCGTATCAGCCATGACACTGGAACATTATCCGGGCATGACGCAAAAGAAGCTGGAAGAAATTGAAGCCATTGCACGCGATCGCTGGCCCCTTGAAGAGGTGCTGATTATTCACCGTTATGGCCGCATGGAGCCCGGTGAAAATATCGTATTGGTCGTGACCGCCTCTGCCCATCGAAAAGCAGCCTTTGAATCAGCTGAATTCCTCATGGATTTTCTAAAAACCAAAGCTCCTTTTTGGAAGTTGGAAGAAGATGAACAAGGCGATGGCAGTTGGGTTGATGCCCGCGAAGCCGATGATGAAGCCGCTTCCAAGTGGGAAAAATAG
- a CDS encoding LOG family protein: MVDSPYPPVQAYLNTHFIEGREGRALRILSEYIEPDARFEAQNVEDTIIFFGSARTLPRDVAEEQLAEARKNNGDVKRAEMDLHMSRYYEDSRELGRRLTEWSKGLEGVKKRFVLCTGGGPGIMEAGNRGASEAKGLNMGFNITLPFEQHQNPYITRQLSFEFRYFFMRKFWFMYLAKAMVAFPGGFGTMDELFEALTLIQTDKVSKRLPIVLYGKEFWDDVVNLDALVKYGTISPEDMELFTYCDTVDEAYDYLTSFLEEHALEEMARSDSKAP; the protein is encoded by the coding sequence ATGGTCGACTCCCCCTACCCTCCTGTTCAAGCCTATCTCAACACTCACTTCATTGAAGGCCGTGAAGGCCGTGCCTTGCGCATCCTGTCAGAATATATCGAACCGGATGCCCGTTTTGAGGCGCAAAACGTTGAAGATACCATTATCTTTTTTGGTTCTGCCCGCACATTGCCACGCGATGTTGCTGAAGAACAATTGGCTGAAGCACGCAAAAATAACGGTGATGTTAAACGCGCGGAAATGGACCTTCATATGTCGCGCTATTATGAAGATTCGCGCGAGTTGGGACGCCGCTTAACAGAATGGTCCAAGGGGTTAGAAGGGGTTAAAAAACGCTTTGTGCTTTGTACAGGGGGCGGCCCGGGCATTATGGAAGCGGGAAATCGCGGGGCTTCTGAAGCCAAGGGGCTCAACATGGGGTTTAATATCACCCTGCCGTTTGAACAACATCAAAACCCTTATATTACACGTCAGCTTTCTTTTGAATTTCGCTATTTCTTCATGCGTAAATTCTGGTTCATGTATCTAGCCAAAGCCATGGTCGCCTTCCCCGGTGGGTTTGGCACAATGGATGAACTGTTTGAAGCTCTCACGCTAATCCAGACAGATAAAGTCAGCAAGCGCCTGCCTATCGTCCTTTATGGTAAAGAATTCTGGGATGATGTGGTTAATCTGGATGCTTTGGTGAAATATGGCACCATCAGCCCAGAAGATATGGAGCTTTTCACCTATTGCGACACGGTGGATGAGGCCTATGATTATCTCACCAGTTTCCTTGAAGAACATGCCCTTGAGGAAATGGCGAGAAGTGATTCAAAGGCACCTTAA
- a CDS encoding Crp/Fnr family transcriptional regulator produces MVIRDKKELLANSELLSGLDGDMLDRLLSMTVTRKLAKNETLFVKGDPGDSLFGVQEGKIKIVTTSPNGKEVTLNIIEEGQFFGEIALLDGMDRTADAVAMEKSELLVIQRRDFIPFLEKHPKLCIQVMQLLCHRVRITSEMVEDAAFLPLDGRLAKRLLNLAELYGEEGENGGVLIGLNLPQQELARMMGTSRESVNKQLQIWRGAGWIELARGKVTLMDEDALRDVLEAAEFD; encoded by the coding sequence ATGGTTATTCGCGACAAGAAAGAACTACTGGCAAATAGTGAGCTCCTCAGCGGGCTTGATGGCGATATGCTGGATCGTTTGTTGTCCATGACCGTGACGCGCAAGCTGGCAAAAAACGAGACGTTATTTGTAAAAGGTGATCCCGGGGATAGTCTTTTTGGGGTGCAGGAAGGCAAGATTAAAATTGTCACCACCTCGCCAAACGGCAAAGAGGTCACGCTCAATATCATTGAGGAAGGCCAGTTTTTTGGTGAGATTGCCCTGCTGGATGGTATGGACCGCACAGCCGATGCGGTTGCCATGGAAAAAAGTGAGCTATTGGTTATTCAACGGCGTGATTTTATCCCGTTTTTGGAAAAACATCCCAAGCTTTGTATTCAGGTCATGCAGCTTCTGTGTCACCGTGTGCGCATCACTTCTGAAATGGTGGAAGATGCCGCCTTCTTACCCCTTGATGGACGCTTGGCAAAACGCTTGCTTAATCTGGCAGAACTTTATGGGGAAGAGGGTGAGAATGGCGGGGTTCTGATCGGACTGAACCTGCCCCAACAAGAGCTCGCCCGCATGATGGGGACGAGCCGTGAAAGCGTGAATAAGCAGTTGCAAATCTGGCGTGGTGCAGGTTGGATAGAGCTTGCACGCGGCAAAGTCACCCTTATGGATGAAGATGCATTGCGTGATGTTTTGGAAGCCGCAGAGTTTGATTAG
- a CDS encoding TIGR03862 family flavoprotein, with translation MSMKKIALIGGGPAGLMAAEQLVGKGHEVHLFDAMPSLGRKFLMAGKSGMNLTHSEELEEFLKRYSDGAPVLEQAIREFSPEDIRNWAKDLGIETFIGSSGRIFPTDFKAAPLLRSWIKSLKIKGLQTHMRHRWMGWDKGELIFETPNGQTSFSADATLLGLGGVSWPKLGSDGNWQTALREREISLNEFKPSNCGFLVEWSTFFIEKFAGHPVKSIALKTELGYKKGDFVISKTGVEGSAIYTHSRALRLEIEQQVKAALHIDLTPDRSLEQLRTALQKPRGSKSISTHIKRATGLSGVKAALLRECLDKDRFSDMEKLAIGIKNLPLDLTAPRPIEEAISCAGGVAFDQLDENLMVKNHPGLFICGEMLDWDAPTGGYLLTACFASGKRAGNGAAKWLGSRP, from the coding sequence ATGAGCATGAAAAAAATTGCACTTATTGGCGGCGGCCCTGCCGGATTGATGGCAGCTGAGCAACTTGTCGGCAAAGGCCATGAGGTTCATCTTTTTGATGCGATGCCCTCATTGGGGCGCAAGTTTCTCATGGCCGGTAAAAGCGGGATGAACCTGACCCATAGTGAAGAGTTAGAAGAGTTTTTAAAACGCTATAGCGATGGGGCGCCCGTTCTGGAACAAGCCATTCGTGAATTTAGCCCTGAAGATATTCGCAATTGGGCGAAAGATTTGGGCATTGAAACTTTTATCGGCAGTTCAGGGCGTATATTCCCAACCGATTTCAAGGCCGCCCCGCTGCTGCGCAGCTGGATTAAATCCCTTAAAATTAAGGGCCTTCAAACCCATATGCGCCATCGCTGGATGGGATGGGACAAGGGCGAGCTGATCTTTGAAACACCCAATGGGCAAACCAGCTTTAGCGCCGATGCAACCCTCCTTGGGCTTGGCGGGGTCAGTTGGCCCAAGCTTGGTTCAGATGGAAACTGGCAAACTGCCCTTAGAGAGCGCGAAATATCACTAAATGAGTTTAAGCCAAGTAACTGCGGTTTTCTTGTGGAGTGGAGTACGTTCTTTATTGAGAAATTTGCAGGCCACCCTGTTAAATCCATCGCCCTTAAAACGGAGCTTGGCTATAAAAAAGGCGATTTTGTTATTTCCAAAACAGGTGTTGAAGGCAGTGCTATTTACACCCATAGCCGTGCCTTAAGATTAGAAATTGAACAACAGGTTAAGGCCGCCCTTCATATTGACCTCACACCGGATCGTTCCCTTGAACAATTGCGCACCGCCTTGCAAAAACCACGCGGGTCAAAATCCATTTCCACCCATATTAAACGGGCAACGGGGCTAAGCGGTGTTAAAGCGGCCTTGCTGCGTGAATGTCTGGATAAAGACCGTTTTTCTGACATGGAAAAACTCGCCATTGGCATTAAAAACCTGCCACTTGATTTAACCGCCCCGCGCCCCATTGAAGAAGCGATTAGTTGCGCAGGCGGTGTCGCCTTTGATCAGCTTGATGAAAACCTGATGGTAAAAAATCACCCCGGCCTATTTATCTGTGGTGAAATGCTGGATTGGGATGCGCCAACGGGGGGCTATCTGCTCACGGCCTGTTTTGCCTCGGGTAAACGCGCAGGCAATGGTGCTGCCAAGTGGCTAGGCTCAAGGCCCTAA